CTCTCACAGGAACAACTTCAACCCCTAGTCCAGGAACTCAACAATCGACCTAGGAAAAAACTCAAATACCGAACCCCTTACGAAGTCTTCTCTTCAAACTCTGTTGCACTTACAATTTGAATCCAGCGCGCGCGCAAACGGTCAGGAGTTCTGGTCAATTTGTACGCCAAACTTCCAGCAATTGAGTTACAATGCCCCAAACCGAGGGGAGCGCAATTATGGCCGTTGAAATCGATGTCACGTATGACGGGAACCTGTATTGCACGGCCACGCACGGGCCGTCGAGGAAGACGTTGCAAACGGAAGCGCCGGTGGATAACGGCGGTAAGGGCGAATCGTTTTCTCCGACGGATCTGCTTGCAACAGCGACGGGGGCGTGCATGCTCACGGTGATGGGCATCGTCGCGGCGCGCGAGGGTGTCGATATGACGGGCGCAAAGGTGCATGTCATAAAGGAAATGACGTCCGTTCCGACGCGCCGAGTGGGTAAGCTGACTATCACATTGACCATGCCGGAAGGACTT
Above is a window of Candidatus Hydrogenedentota bacterium DNA encoding:
- a CDS encoding OsmC family protein; translation: MAVEIDVTYDGNLYCTATHGPSRKTLQTEAPVDNGGKGESFSPTDLLATATGACMLTVMGIVAAREGVDMTGAKVHVIKEMTSVPTRRVGKLTITLTMPEGLQATDAQRTKLERAAEVCPVKKSLHPDVELDVKFVYP